The following coding sequences are from one Saccopteryx bilineata isolate mSacBil1 chromosome 3, mSacBil1_pri_phased_curated, whole genome shotgun sequence window:
- the LOC136331137 gene encoding small ubiquitin-related modifier 2 — protein sequence MADEKPKEGVKTENNDHINLKVAGQDGSVVQFKIKRHTPLSKLMKAYCERQGLSMRQIRFRFDGQPINETDTPAQLEMEDEDTIDVFQQQTGGVY from the coding sequence ATGGCGGATGAAAAGCCCAAGGAAGGAGTCAAGACTGAGAACAACGATCATATTAATTTGAAGGTGGCGGGGCAGGATGGTTCTGTGGTGCAGTTTAAGATTAAGAGGCATACACCACTTAGTAAACTAATGAAAGCCTATTGTGAACGACAGGGTTTGTCAATGAGGCAGATCAGATTCCGATTTGATGGGCAGCCAATCAATGAAACAGACACACCTGCACAGTTGGAAATGGAGGATGAAGATACAATTGATGTGTTCCAGCAGCAGACAGGAGGTGTCTACTAA